The following are encoded together in the Pseudomonas xantholysinigenes genome:
- a CDS encoding alpha/beta hydrolase-fold protein: protein MRTLKRFSSVLALVAWASIPALASDGSTLTIGQAVEGQASNASRPAWQLPLKAGDLVRGKVDGDISLRLLDGKGNPLRLLIDGMDLPRDFLFVADRTGDFAVRAEPLPTRPEARFVLRLEQVVSQAEQARPAEPLRSPALRALAQQLASGAGTEAFWKARAEAGTPMVEAVPGQPGQRLVTFLWRGARENVRVFGAPTGNHEPLLRLAQSDVWYRSFEVPASSRLSYQMAPDVPASDDRRMILATTRRDPLNPKGFADASGDPWLSRSRLELPDAAPQPWVARRDDVARGSVERKRLASVLLGNERDIYLYRPAGWRAGKADQAVMVLFDAHAYTRQVPTPTMLDNLIADGLIPPTAAIIIANPSGASRERELPPNPMFARFMAEELMPWAAAQGVAAPAARTVVAGSSYGGLASAYLGLRHPELFGNVLSMSGSYWWPLTGDEPGWLTREYVKAPRQPLRFYLQSGLFEGPKIVDTNRHLRDVLLAKGYPVEQVEFPAGHDYLQWRGSLPCGLISLLGRGTKAVAQACVPQG from the coding sequence ATGCGAACACTCAAGCGCTTTAGCAGTGTCCTGGCCCTGGTTGCCTGGGCCTCAATCCCGGCGCTGGCCAGCGACGGCAGTACCTTGACCATAGGGCAAGCGGTCGAAGGCCAGGCCAGCAACGCCAGCCGACCCGCCTGGCAGTTGCCCCTCAAGGCGGGCGACCTGGTTCGCGGCAAGGTGGATGGCGATATCAGCCTGCGCCTGCTCGATGGCAAGGGTAATCCCCTGCGCTTGTTGATCGACGGCATGGACCTGCCCCGCGACTTCCTGTTTGTCGCCGATCGAACCGGTGATTTTGCCGTACGTGCCGAACCGCTGCCGACTCGGCCAGAGGCACGCTTCGTCTTGCGTCTGGAACAGGTCGTGTCGCAGGCCGAACAAGCTCGCCCAGCCGAGCCATTGCGCAGCCCGGCATTGCGGGCGTTGGCGCAACAACTGGCGTCGGGCGCGGGCACCGAGGCGTTCTGGAAGGCACGGGCCGAGGCCGGCACGCCGATGGTCGAGGCTGTGCCCGGGCAGCCCGGGCAGCGCTTGGTGACCTTCCTCTGGCGTGGCGCGCGGGAGAACGTGCGGGTATTCGGGGCGCCAACGGGCAATCATGAACCGTTGCTGCGACTCGCCCAGAGCGATGTCTGGTACCGCAGCTTCGAGGTGCCGGCGAGCAGCCGCCTCAGCTACCAGATGGCGCCCGATGTGCCGGCCTCGGATGACCGCCGGATGATCCTGGCCACCACTCGCCGCGACCCACTCAATCCGAAGGGTTTCGCCGATGCCAGCGGCGATCCGTGGTTGTCGCGTTCACGTCTGGAGTTGCCGGATGCCGCGCCGCAACCATGGGTTGCACGCCGCGACGATGTGGCGCGCGGCAGCGTCGAGCGCAAGCGCCTGGCCAGTGTGCTATTGGGCAATGAACGGGATATCTATCTCTATCGTCCCGCCGGCTGGCGTGCCGGCAAGGCGGACCAGGCCGTGATGGTGTTGTTCGACGCCCATGCCTACACCCGCCAGGTACCGACGCCGACGATGCTCGACAACCTGATCGCCGATGGCCTGATACCGCCTACCGCGGCGATCATCATTGCCAACCCCAGCGGGGCCAGCCGCGAGCGCGAGCTGCCACCCAACCCGATGTTCGCCCGTTTCATGGCCGAGGAGCTGATGCCCTGGGCCGCGGCGCAGGGCGTGGCGGCGCCGGCGGCGCGCACGGTGGTGGCTGGCTCCAGCTATGGCGGCCTGGCATCGGCCTACCTGGGGCTCAGGCACCCTGAACTGTTTGGCAATGTGCTGAGCATGTCGGGTTCGTATTGGTGGCCGCTGACCGGTGATGAACCCGGCTGGTTGACCCGCGAGTACGTCAAGGCACCACGCCAGCCGCTGCGGTTCTATCTGCAATCCGGGTTGTTCGAAGGGCCGAAGATCGTCGACACCAACCGCCACCTGCGCGATGTGCTGTTGGCCAAGGGCTACCCCGTGGAACAGGTGGAGTTCCCGGCGGGGCATGACTACCTGCAATGGCGGGGCAGCCTGCCTTGTGGGTTGATCAGCCTGCTCGGCCGCGGCACCAAGGCCGTGGCGCAGGCGTGCGTACCGCAGGGTTAG
- a CDS encoding SulP family inorganic anion transporter has translation MFLSRWLPGLANLLHYRREWFHADVQAGLSVAAIQIPIAIAYAQIVGLPPQYGLYACVLPMMVYALIGSSRQLMVGPDAATCAMIGGAVAPLAMGDPQRIAELSVIVTVLVGAMLIAAGVARAGFIASFFSRPILIGYLNGIGLSLIAGQLSKVVGFTIEGDGFILSLVNFLQRLGEIHWLTLVIGLAALGLLIWLPRRHPRLPAALVTVVVFTALAGLFGLDRFGVAILGPVPAGIPELAWPQSTLAETKSLLRDALGIATISFCSAMLTARSFAARHGYAINANHEFVALGVSNLAAGISQGFAISGADSRTAVNDMVGGKSQLVGIIAALVIALILLFFTAPMAWIPQAALGAVLLMAGWGLIDVKSLKTIRRLSRFEFWLCLLTTVGVLGLGVLPGIVFAVTLAILRLLYSIYQPTDAVLGWMPGVEGQVDVRQHKEARTVPGLLVYRFDDAILFFNADYFKMRLLDAVQGSEQTQVVLFDAEAVTSIDVSGIAALREVRDTLAAQGIHFAIARARGTFLRMLVRSGMAREMEDKLLFGSVRAGIRAYRVWRNRSRQALKEQ, from the coding sequence ATGTTTCTTTCTCGCTGGCTACCGGGCCTGGCCAACCTGCTGCACTACCGCCGCGAATGGTTCCATGCCGACGTGCAGGCCGGGCTGTCAGTGGCCGCGATCCAGATCCCCATCGCCATCGCCTATGCACAGATCGTCGGCCTGCCACCGCAATACGGCCTGTACGCCTGCGTGCTGCCAATGATGGTCTACGCCCTGATCGGCAGTTCGCGCCAATTGATGGTCGGCCCTGATGCCGCCACCTGTGCCATGATCGGCGGCGCCGTGGCGCCACTGGCCATGGGCGATCCACAGCGCATCGCCGAACTGTCGGTGATCGTCACCGTGCTGGTGGGGGCGATGCTGATCGCCGCCGGGGTGGCACGGGCGGGCTTTATCGCCAGCTTCTTCTCCCGGCCGATCCTGATCGGTTACCTCAACGGCATCGGCCTGAGCCTGATCGCCGGGCAATTGTCGAAGGTGGTGGGGTTCACGATCGAAGGCGACGGATTCATCCTCAGCCTGGTCAATTTCCTCCAACGCCTGGGCGAGATCCACTGGCTGACCCTGGTCATCGGCCTGGCCGCGCTCGGCCTGCTGATCTGGCTGCCCCGGCGTCACCCGCGGCTACCGGCAGCGCTGGTCACCGTGGTGGTGTTCACCGCCCTGGCCGGGCTGTTCGGCCTTGACCGCTTCGGCGTGGCGATCCTCGGCCCGGTGCCGGCTGGTATCCCCGAGCTGGCCTGGCCGCAGAGCACCCTGGCGGAAACCAAGAGCCTGCTGCGCGACGCCCTGGGTATCGCCACCATCAGTTTTTGCAGCGCCATGCTCACCGCCCGCAGCTTCGCCGCCCGCCATGGCTATGCGATCAACGCCAACCATGAATTCGTCGCCCTCGGCGTGAGCAACCTGGCCGCTGGCATCTCCCAAGGCTTCGCCATCAGCGGCGCCGACTCGCGCACCGCGGTCAACGACATGGTCGGTGGCAAGAGCCAGCTGGTGGGCATCATCGCCGCGCTGGTGATCGCGCTGATCCTGCTGTTCTTCACCGCGCCCATGGCCTGGATTCCCCAGGCGGCGCTGGGCGCCGTGCTACTGATGGCCGGCTGGGGGCTGATCGACGTCAAGTCGCTCAAGACAATCCGTCGCCTCAGCCGCTTCGAGTTCTGGCTGTGCCTGCTGACCACCGTCGGCGTGCTCGGCCTGGGTGTGCTGCCGGGCATCGTGTTCGCCGTGACCCTAGCCATCCTGCGTCTGTTGTACAGCATCTACCAGCCCACCGACGCGGTGCTTGGCTGGATGCCAGGCGTCGAGGGGCAGGTGGACGTGCGCCAGCACAAGGAGGCGCGCACCGTGCCAGGGCTGCTGGTGTATCGCTTCGACGACGCGATCCTGTTCTTCAATGCCGACTACTTCAAGATGCGCCTGCTCGACGCCGTGCAAGGCAGCGAGCAGACCCAGGTGGTGCTGTTCGACGCCGAGGCGGTGACCAGTATCGATGTCAGTGGCATCGCCGCCCTGCGCGAGGTACGCGATACCCTCGCCGCCCAGGGCATCCACTTCGCCATTGCCCGCGCCCGTGGCACCTTCCTGCGCATGCTGGTGCGCTCGGGGATGGCCCGGGAGATGGAAGACAAGCTGCTGTTCGGCTCGGTGCGCGCGGGGATTCGGGCGTATCGGGTATGGCGCAACAGAAGCCGCCAGGCGCTGAAAGAGCAGTAA
- a CDS encoding TonB-dependent receptor, whose translation MSSLSSRFPGTLRRLALACALGGSSLALADSQPLSLDLPGQSLEAMVHALAHESGVAIAADSRLLAGRSAPALHGRYTVLQALRLLLAGSELVAVEENGVIILRGPGDDGALTLGATTVNAAGFNSDLPESYSGGQVARGARVGMLGNRDLMDTPFSVTAYTAKTIENQQSGTVGAVLRNDPSIRFSTGEGHAYENFMIRGYALDSTELALGGLYGLAPDGHVPTEFLERVEVLKGPGALLNGMAPNGGVGGVVNLVPKRAGEAPLTRLTTSYVSDGYVAEHIDIGRRFADGRFGVRFNGVYGSGDTGVNEQSKDRTLASLGLDYRGDDFKLELDAYESHETLDNGSPMMAGFSKLKQVTRAPKPDTNILEGIHAKQISKAVVVRGEYQLDDNWSAYASVGGARTRYDGFLNGTRVVVTKADGTASGETYNQAGYTHSLSTEAGLRGNFMTGPVSHQLVLSTTLLHQDIGRAPTVTGKEYTTNIYHPGKAIIAADHGSSTKTGDNTLSSFAVADTLGFLDERVLLTLGVRAQRVRQKLSKPSYDERKLTPALGIVLKPWDAPVSLYANYIEGLTQGGIVTDVNAANHDEQFAPYVAKQMEAGVKWDLGDFTHTLALFQIEKPSMIYDKPSNRYSDDGEQRNRGVEWSMFGEVTPSVRLLGGVTYTRAVLTKTASGAMDGNTARGVPAWSANLGAEWDLPWVQGLTLTALGIHSSSQYLDSANDLKIPQWTRYDLGARYATRVLSKDVTLRASLENVENRAYWAGVFNDGYATVSEPRTLKLSASIDF comes from the coding sequence ATGTCGTCGTTATCCTCCCGTTTCCCCGGCACTCTGCGGCGCCTGGCTTTGGCCTGCGCCCTGGGCGGCAGCAGCCTGGCACTGGCCGACAGCCAGCCGCTGAGCCTCGACCTGCCAGGCCAGTCGCTGGAAGCCATGGTGCATGCCCTGGCGCATGAATCGGGTGTGGCGATCGCCGCCGACAGCCGTCTGTTGGCAGGGCGCAGCGCGCCGGCCCTGCACGGCCGCTACACCGTGCTGCAGGCCCTGCGCCTGCTATTGGCCGGCAGCGAGCTGGTGGCGGTGGAGGAGAATGGCGTGATCATCCTGCGCGGCCCCGGCGATGACGGTGCGCTGACCCTGGGCGCGACCACGGTCAATGCCGCCGGCTTCAACAGCGACCTGCCGGAGAGCTATAGCGGTGGCCAGGTGGCCCGCGGCGCGCGCGTCGGCATGCTCGGCAACCGCGACCTCATGGATACCCCGTTCAGCGTCACCGCCTACACCGCCAAGACCATCGAGAACCAGCAGAGCGGCACGGTCGGCGCAGTGTTGCGCAATGACCCGTCGATCCGTTTCAGCACCGGTGAAGGGCATGCCTACGAGAACTTCATGATCCGTGGCTACGCCCTGGACTCCACCGAACTGGCGTTGGGCGGCCTGTACGGCCTGGCTCCCGATGGCCACGTGCCGACCGAATTCCTCGAGCGGGTCGAGGTACTCAAGGGCCCGGGCGCGCTGCTCAATGGCATGGCGCCCAACGGCGGTGTGGGCGGGGTGGTCAACCTGGTGCCCAAGCGCGCCGGCGAGGCGCCGTTGACCCGGCTGACCACCAGCTATGTGTCCGACGGCTATGTGGCCGAGCACATCGATATTGGCCGGCGTTTCGCCGATGGCCGTTTCGGCGTGCGCTTCAACGGCGTGTACGGCAGTGGCGACACCGGCGTGAACGAGCAGTCCAAGGACCGGACCCTGGCGTCATTGGGGCTGGACTATCGGGGCGACGATTTCAAGCTCGAGCTGGACGCCTACGAAAGCCATGAAACGCTCGACAATGGCAGCCCGATGATGGCCGGTTTCTCCAAGCTCAAGCAGGTCACCCGGGCGCCTAAACCCGACACCAACATCCTCGAAGGCATCCACGCCAAGCAGATCAGCAAGGCCGTGGTGGTGCGTGGCGAGTACCAGCTGGATGACAACTGGAGCGCCTACGCCAGCGTCGGCGGCGCACGCACCCGCTACGACGGTTTCCTCAACGGCACCCGGGTGGTGGTGACCAAGGCCGATGGCACCGCCTCTGGCGAAACCTACAACCAGGCCGGCTACACCCACAGCCTGTCCACCGAGGCCGGTTTGCGTGGCAACTTCATGACCGGTCCGGTCAGCCACCAGCTAGTGCTCAGCACCACGCTGCTGCACCAGGACATCGGGCGCGCGCCGACCGTGACCGGCAAGGAATACACCACCAATATCTATCATCCGGGCAAGGCGATCATCGCCGCCGACCACGGCAGCAGCACCAAGACCGGCGACAACACCCTGTCGAGCTTCGCCGTGGCCGATACTTTGGGCTTTCTCGACGAGCGCGTGCTGTTGACCTTGGGCGTGCGCGCGCAACGGGTGCGACAGAAGCTGAGCAAGCCCTCCTATGACGAGCGCAAGCTGACTCCGGCCCTGGGCATCGTGCTCAAGCCTTGGGACGCGCCAGTGTCGCTATATGCCAACTACATCGAGGGCCTGACTCAGGGGGGCATTGTCACCGACGTGAATGCGGCCAACCATGACGAACAGTTCGCGCCCTATGTCGCGAAGCAGATGGAAGCCGGGGTGAAGTGGGACCTGGGTGATTTCACCCATACCTTGGCGCTGTTCCAGATCGAAAAGCCGAGCATGATCTACGACAAGCCCAGCAATCGTTACAGCGACGACGGCGAGCAGCGTAACCGTGGCGTGGAGTGGAGCATGTTCGGCGAAGTCACCCCCAGCGTGCGCCTGCTCGGTGGCGTGACCTACACCCGGGCGGTGCTGACCAAGACTGCTAGTGGCGCGATGGATGGCAACACCGCCCGTGGGGTGCCGGCCTGGTCGGCCAACCTGGGGGCCGAGTGGGACCTGCCGTGGGTCCAGGGCCTGACCTTGACCGCGCTGGGCATTCACAGCAGTTCCCAGTACCTCGACTCCGCCAACGATCTGAAGATTCCGCAGTGGACTCGCTACGACCTCGGTGCGCGTTATGCCACTCGCGTGCTGAGCAAGGACGTGACCCTGCGCGCCAGCCTGGAGAACGTCGAGAACCGCGCCTATTGGGCCGGGGTGTTCAACGACGGTTACGCCACCGTCAGCGAGCCGCGCACCCTCAAGCTTTCCGCCAGCATCGACTTCTGA
- a CDS encoding RNA polymerase sigma factor: MTSLSTPWNAQPAFQAIVDDLLAHYSDLRRYLGGRLRNPDDAADIAQSSFAQAYAHALNAPVINARALLFQAARNLCIDQYRRRTTELAALEDWLVRAEPFSPSVEAIMIAREQLQHLIARIERMPRLRREVFVRVRLHGHSHREVCEALGLSAKSVELHIARAVFDLSELRLAARHD, from the coding sequence ATGACAAGCCTTTCCACCCCCTGGAACGCCCAGCCGGCGTTCCAGGCCATCGTCGATGATCTCCTGGCTCACTACAGCGACCTGCGGCGCTACCTCGGCGGCCGCCTGCGCAACCCCGACGACGCCGCCGATATCGCCCAGTCGAGTTTCGCCCAGGCTTATGCCCATGCGCTCAATGCGCCGGTGATCAACGCCCGTGCCTTGCTGTTCCAGGCCGCGCGCAACCTGTGCATCGACCAATACCGGCGGCGTACCACCGAGCTGGCGGCACTGGAAGACTGGCTGGTGCGCGCCGAGCCGTTCAGCCCGAGCGTGGAGGCGATCATGATCGCCCGCGAACAGCTGCAGCACCTGATTGCGCGCATCGAGCGCATGCCGCGCTTGCGCCGCGAGGTATTCGTTCGCGTGCGCCTGCATGGCCATAGCCATCGCGAAGTGTGCGAGGCACTGGGGCTGTCGGCCAAGTCGGTCGAGCTGCATATCGCCCGGGCCGTGTTCGACTTGTCCGAGCTGCGCCTGGCCGCTCGCCATGACTGA
- a CDS encoding RNA polymerase sigma factor — translation MQRPKPDPVAHGFYADILHFLRKRMDNASDAADMTQDVFAQWLGYRDRAKVEQPRAFLFQVARNLLSDHWRRQKVRQAQLTDDSLAEAHAPTASDPLDHAQQQQRLNQLRQVLDELSPRRREALMLHRFEGLTQAQIAARMNISVSMVEKHIAAALLQCKQRLDSDTGTEQSP, via the coding sequence ATGCAACGCCCAAAACCCGACCCAGTCGCCCACGGTTTCTACGCCGACATCCTGCATTTCCTGCGCAAGCGCATGGACAATGCCAGCGATGCCGCGGACATGACCCAGGACGTGTTCGCCCAATGGCTGGGCTACCGCGACCGGGCCAAGGTCGAGCAACCCCGGGCGTTCCTGTTCCAGGTGGCGCGCAACCTGCTTAGCGACCACTGGCGGCGGCAGAAGGTACGCCAGGCGCAGTTGACCGACGACAGCCTGGCCGAAGCACACGCGCCCACCGCCAGCGATCCGCTGGACCACGCCCAGCAACAGCAGCGGCTGAATCAATTGCGCCAGGTACTCGACGAACTCTCGCCGCGACGGCGCGAAGCCCTTATGCTGCACCGTTTCGAAGGCCTGACCCAGGCCCAGATCGCAGCACGCATGAACATTTCCGTCAGCATGGTCGAGAAGCACATCGCCGCCGCCCTGCTGCAATGCAAGCAACGCCTGGACAGTGACACCGGCACGGAGCAGTCCCCATGA
- a CDS encoding DUF4917 family protein, whose translation MPALDAHLPTWADLNQRHPSTALLLGNGASRALWKPFGYFSLYEQAQQVRHKGLGVSDQALFKAVGSELFEPLLSSLNTTVRTNAALAINSTAPLNRYYSIKEALIHAVRAVHLPWPLFDASARAAINQALRQYRNVYTSNYDLILPWAVADNPEGFASLFDEQGFFDVRRTASEGTRILHLHGGMHLLKLPDGSTRQRSAAQAELLEGFAVNIPGEVPLFINESRSEDKLRAIRHSDYLAWSLGELAREQGSLCLFGQHLDSSDQHLLDAIRQARPRHLTIAIRPLSEASIINQKQHFIDRFGDLEQISLHFFDASSHPMGLAELAISVPAAFNRRH comes from the coding sequence ATGCCCGCACTCGACGCCCACCTGCCCACCTGGGCCGACCTCAACCAGCGCCACCCCAGCACTGCCCTGCTCCTGGGCAACGGTGCCAGCCGGGCGCTGTGGAAGCCCTTCGGCTACTTCTCACTGTACGAGCAGGCCCAGCAGGTACGGCACAAGGGCCTGGGGGTGAGTGACCAGGCGCTGTTCAAGGCCGTGGGCAGCGAGCTGTTCGAACCACTGCTGAGCAGCCTGAACACCACCGTGCGGACCAACGCGGCCCTGGCGATCAACTCCACCGCGCCGCTCAACCGCTATTACTCGATCAAGGAAGCGTTGATCCATGCGGTGCGCGCCGTGCACCTGCCCTGGCCGCTGTTCGATGCCAGTGCCCGCGCCGCCATCAACCAGGCCTTGCGTCAGTACCGCAACGTCTACACCAGCAACTACGACCTGATCCTGCCCTGGGCCGTGGCGGACAACCCGGAGGGTTTCGCCAGCCTGTTCGACGAGCAAGGGTTCTTCGACGTACGCCGCACCGCCAGTGAAGGCACCCGCATCCTGCACCTGCATGGCGGCATGCACCTGCTCAAGCTACCCGATGGCAGCACCCGCCAACGCAGCGCGGCGCAGGCCGAACTGCTCGAAGGCTTTGCCGTGAACATTCCCGGCGAAGTGCCGCTGTTCATCAACGAAAGCCGCAGCGAAGACAAGCTGCGCGCCATCCGCCACTCCGACTACCTGGCCTGGAGCCTCGGCGAACTGGCCCGCGAGCAAGGCAGCCTGTGCCTGTTCGGTCAGCACCTGGACAGCAGCGACCAGCACCTGCTCGATGCCATCCGCCAGGCACGCCCGCGGCACCTGACGATCGCCATCCGTCCATTGAGCGAGGCGTCGATCATCAACCAGAAACAGCACTTCATCGACCGTTTCGGCGATCTCGAGCAGATTTCGCTGCACTTCTTCGACGCCTCCAGCCATCCAATGGGCCTGGCGGAACTGGCGATCAGCGTCCCAGCCGCGTTCAATCGTCGGCACTGA
- a CDS encoding glycerophosphodiester phosphodiesterase family protein produces MYKSFLLATLLATSTAQAADGQALARAQGIPHPAVIAHRGASFDAPESTTPAYLLARELGADYLEMDLQRTRDGVLVVVHDDVLGRTSDVAERYPERKSSPVSAFTLAELKALDAGSWFNKAYPERARDAFKQQRILTLDEVIDIAEGNPERHPGLYIETKEPAQFPGIEQDLKKRLEARGWLDKPGQVVLQTFDRNSLKLLHQAMPQVPKILLLWVAKGSIEPASGQDFSDSGEQDKSAFYARQQPKDPAEFERWLDYAKADGAIGTGPSAVRTHLGEQSYSDLIQPWMNQASHDKGLLVHVYTLDEAVDYGKAMKAGVDGIFTNRAGELMRFYGRPVPQNEGQLLHKLGY; encoded by the coding sequence ATGTACAAATCCTTCCTGCTGGCCACGTTGCTGGCGACCTCCACTGCCCAGGCCGCCGACGGTCAGGCGCTGGCCCGCGCCCAAGGCATCCCCCACCCGGCGGTGATTGCTCACCGCGGCGCTTCCTTTGATGCCCCGGAATCCACCACGCCGGCCTACCTGCTGGCCCGCGAGCTGGGCGCCGACTACCTGGAAATGGACCTGCAACGCACCCGCGATGGTGTGCTGGTGGTGGTCCACGACGATGTGCTGGGGCGTACCAGCGATGTCGCCGAGCGCTATCCCGAGCGCAAGTCCAGCCCGGTCAGTGCCTTCACCCTGGCCGAACTCAAGGCGCTGGATGCCGGCAGCTGGTTCAACAAGGCCTATCCCGAGCGAGCCCGAGACGCCTTCAAGCAGCAACGCATCCTCACCCTGGACGAGGTGATCGATATCGCCGAAGGCAACCCCGAGCGTCATCCCGGCCTGTACATCGAGACCAAGGAACCGGCGCAGTTTCCCGGTATCGAGCAGGACCTGAAAAAACGCCTCGAAGCCCGCGGCTGGCTCGACAAACCGGGGCAGGTGGTGCTGCAGACCTTCGATCGCAACAGCCTCAAGCTGCTGCACCAAGCCATGCCGCAGGTACCGAAGATTCTCCTGCTGTGGGTTGCCAAGGGCAGCATCGAGCCGGCCTCCGGGCAGGACTTCAGTGACTCCGGCGAGCAGGACAAGTCGGCCTTCTACGCCCGCCAGCAACCCAAGGACCCTGCCGAGTTCGAGCGCTGGCTGGACTACGCCAAGGCCGACGGCGCCATCGGCACCGGTCCTTCGGCGGTGCGCACCCACCTGGGTGAGCAGAGTTATTCCGACCTGATCCAGCCATGGATGAACCAGGCCAGCCACGACAAAGGGCTGCTGGTGCATGTGTACACCCTCGACGAAGCGGTGGACTACGGCAAGGCGATGAAGGCCGGTGTGGATGGCATCTTCACCAACCGCGCCGGCGAACTGATGCGCTTCTATGGCCGGCCCGTCCCCCAGAACGAAGGGCAGTTGCTGCACAAGCTGGGTTACTGA
- a CDS encoding FecR family protein, giving the protein MTEPVAPRKVRQALVYLAALHGEDPERVGKTQGLVQRWRGKSAEHERAWQEAEQRWQLVHRLVPQLRGAVQPQAFDPGRRRVLRQGGALAVLLAAGGWLGWMFQRTAAYQQDLQTGHGQAPQALPLADGSQLQVAAESNLRVRFDHLRRQVLLLHGHVYFDVAHERWRSFLVSTRLGSVEVLGTAFTVSDRGGRVQVAVARGRVQVRDLQGGEQLLRAGERICLDADGRLGSLRGGGAYGPDLAHWQRGWWSFTDQRLDEVIAELNAYVTPAIEVDPGVADLRLTGSFPSDRPQVLLEALPSILPVRLFEQAGLRRFVRN; this is encoded by the coding sequence ATGACTGAGCCGGTGGCGCCGCGCAAGGTACGGCAGGCGTTGGTCTACCTGGCGGCCTTGCACGGCGAGGACCCCGAGCGTGTCGGCAAGACCCAGGGGCTGGTCCAGCGCTGGCGCGGCAAGAGTGCCGAGCATGAAAGGGCCTGGCAGGAGGCCGAGCAGCGCTGGCAATTGGTGCATCGCCTGGTACCGCAATTGCGTGGCGCGGTGCAGCCGCAGGCCTTCGACCCTGGGCGCCGGCGCGTGCTGCGCCAGGGCGGCGCGCTGGCCGTGCTGCTGGCCGCGGGGGGCTGGCTGGGCTGGATGTTCCAGCGTACCGCGGCGTACCAGCAAGACCTGCAGACCGGCCACGGGCAAGCGCCGCAAGCCTTGCCGCTGGCCGATGGCAGCCAGTTGCAGGTGGCGGCCGAAAGCAACCTGCGGGTGCGTTTCGATCATCTCCGGCGCCAGGTGCTGCTGCTGCATGGCCATGTCTATTTCGACGTGGCTCATGAGCGCTGGCGTTCATTCCTGGTCAGCACCCGGCTGGGCAGCGTGGAAGTGCTCGGCACCGCGTTCACCGTCAGTGATCGCGGTGGTCGGGTGCAAGTAGCGGTGGCCCGGGGGCGGGTGCAGGTGCGGGACCTGCAAGGTGGCGAGCAGCTGTTGCGCGCCGGCGAGCGTATTTGCCTGGACGCCGATGGGCGCCTTGGCAGCCTGCGCGGTGGCGGTGCCTATGGCCCGGACCTGGCGCACTGGCAACGCGGCTGGTGGTCGTTCACCGATCAACGTTTGGATGAGGTGATCGCCGAGCTCAACGCCTATGTCACACCTGCCATCGAGGTCGACCCAGGTGTGGCGGATTTGCGTCTGACCGGCAGTTTTCCGAGCGATCGGCCCCAGGTGTTACTCGAGGCATTGCCGTCCATCCTGCCGGTCAGGTTGTTCGAGCAGGCGGGGTTGCGGCGATTTGTACGCAATTGA
- the nadS gene encoding NadS family protein: MNRLFDELMESVEQMDAIVHGRRQPARQFEIDALQVKNIRKATGLSQTRFAEMIDVQVATLRNWEQGRREPTGPAKALLRAIHNDPDHVLKALAH; encoded by the coding sequence ATGAATCGCCTCTTCGACGAACTGATGGAAAGCGTGGAGCAGATGGACGCCATCGTCCATGGCCGGCGCCAACCCGCCCGCCAGTTCGAGATCGACGCCCTGCAGGTCAAAAACATCCGCAAGGCGACCGGGTTGTCCCAGACGCGCTTTGCCGAAATGATCGATGTTCAGGTAGCGACCCTGCGCAATTGGGAACAGGGGCGCCGGGAGCCTACCGGGCCAGCCAAGGCGTTGCTGCGTGCCATTCACAACGACCCTGACCACGTGCTCAAGGCACTCGCCCACTGA
- a CDS encoding type II toxin-antitoxin system RelE/ParE family toxin, with product MLFTETAIFTKRVQELLDDESYRLLQVRLLMCPDAGDTIEGTGGLRKIRIAAKGHGKRGGARVIYYHFVSASHIAMLYIYPKNEQPDLNAEQRKALKAVIAHWSQP from the coding sequence ATGCTCTTCACCGAAACGGCCATCTTCACCAAACGCGTCCAGGAACTGCTCGACGATGAGAGCTACCGGTTGCTGCAGGTCCGTCTGCTGATGTGCCCCGATGCGGGCGATACGATCGAAGGCACCGGTGGCCTGCGCAAGATCCGCATCGCCGCGAAGGGGCACGGCAAACGGGGTGGCGCCCGGGTGATCTATTACCACTTCGTATCCGCATCGCACATTGCAATGCTCTACATCTACCCCAAGAACGAACAACCCGACCTCAATGCCGAGCAACGCAAAGCACTGAAAGCCGTCATCGCACACTGGAGCCAACCATGA